The following are encoded in a window of Diorhabda sublineata isolate icDioSubl1.1 chromosome 3, icDioSubl1.1, whole genome shotgun sequence genomic DNA:
- the LOC130441779 gene encoding general odorant-binding protein 19d-like, which produces MGNKLSSRRPLVAGIRQGLDYKRDKASWKRIPNVLTYDEEEQKLKQTTKVLLGNCRTKSGATKEDFEMLRSRQIPSTKSGLCLMECLFEGARIVDDGKFNKDGMITALTPAMKGDASKLQKLNELGKTCESQINSKKLEKCQTGKKILECLAKNGNKYGLEIQHNKN; this is translated from the exons ATGGGAAATAAACTGAGCAGTAGAAGACCTCTGGTGGCCGGTATCAGACAAGGATTAGATTATAAACGAGATAAAGCAAGCTGGAAGAGGATACCCAATG Tcctaacgtacgatgaagaa gaacaaaaattgaagcaAACAACTAAAGTTTTACTGGGAAATTGCCGTACGAAATCCGGCgctaccaaagaagacttcGAAATGTTACGATCTAGACAAATTCCGTCCACCAAATCTGGACTATGCCTCATGGAATGTTTATTCGAAGGTGCCAGAATCGTAGACGATGGAAAATTCAACAAAGACGGTATGATAACCGCCTTAACACCAGCGATGAAAGGAGACGCGTCCAAATTACAAAAACTCAATGAATTGGGAAAAACTTGCGAGAGTCaaataaacagtaaaaaattggaaaaatgccAAACTGGTAAAAAAATCCTCGAGTGTCTCGCTaagaatggaaataaatatggTTTAGAGATTCAGCataacaaaaattga